GATCATCTTAAAATGCTTAACTTCTATCATAATCTTAATCTTATTTACATTTTTTAATATTTTGAAAACTTAATCATTACCACTTTACACTTTCCAATGCTATAGATGAATGTCTAGCTATAGATAGCGTCGTAATAGGTCTACAGTGTGTTGACCTGTGAGTGACCAACGAAATTGTTGCGCGCGACGTAGGCCAGCCTGTTGGAGATGCTGTCGCAGTTGACGATCGTTCAACACGTCACGCATGGCAGCCGCGATGGCCTGGATATTGTAGGGATCCACTAATATTGCTGCCTCTCCAGCAACTTCTGGCATAGCAGCCAGGTTGGAGGTAATCACGGGTGTGCCACAGGCCATAGCTTCCAAAACTGGGATCCCAAATCCTTCCCATAATGAAGGAAACACCAGCGCCACTGCACCTCGCAGCAAATCTGGCAGTTGGGCATAGGGAGCATAGTCTAAAAACTGGACGTGACGATCAATGCCCAAAGCGTTGACCTGGGCTTTGAGTTGGGGGGTGTAGCGGTTGTCTGTTGGCCCCGCTAGCCACAGTTGACAAGCAGTGTCGTGTTGAGAGTTAACAACAAGAGCAAAGGCTGAAATCAACCGCGACAGATTTTTGTAAGGCTCGTGATGACCAATGTAGAGAAAATAGGGCAGAGATAACTCTGAGGGTGATGGCGCAGGCTGGGGTGTAAAGTGGCGATCGTCATAGGCGAGAGGAATGGGTGTGATTTTCGTCGTTGGAATATGGAAGAAATGGTGTAAATCATTAGCTGTAGCTATGGAATTACAAATGATGTGTTGTGCCTGTTGAAACACATGGGGCACCCAATGGCGAAAATAGAGGGTGCGGGGTGACCAACCCTTAGGAAACCGCAGGGGAATCAGGTCATGGGCCATGACAATGTAGCGACAGGGCGTGAAAATAGGAGCTTCTGGCAGGGGGGAAAACAGCAGGGTTGCCCGTAAATCCTGGTAAAGATTGGGTAATTGCAACTGTGTCCAATACAGGCGACGTAACCTACCGCCAATACCTGCTTCTGAGGTTTGGTTAGCTGCAATCGGATAGTAACGGTATCCATTGAGCGGCTGAGCTGCAAGCACAGTTGGGTCTAGGGCTTTCAAGTGTGGTAATAGGTTTAGGGTGTAGTTGCTAATGCCTGTGGGCTTGGAAATAAGACTAGCCAGACTAACTAACAAGTGAGAATACATAACAATACCAAGACCACTAGAGCCGTTGATAGGTTGCGGTCAACAGTGTATCGCCAAAATCGTAGTTATTGCTACATCTGCAAACATCTGAGCTTGGTAACTTAAACGGCATAGTTTTAACAATCAATGGCCTCTAGGGTTCCGATTGTAGATCTAGTTGGTAGGTTTGCTGATGTCTGGTCCAAGAGGGGCGAACTATCAGCTAGGAATCTACTAGAGGGTTAATGATAGTTACACGGCGGGAAAAAAGCCCGGGAGAGTTTTATCCCTGAGGGATGTAAGGACTCTTCTGGGTTTTTTTATGGTTTGAACAGTAGTTTGGTTAGGGGTGGTTTATGACAGAAAGTCCCTTATTTCAGAGTCCAGATGGGTCTACTAGTGAAGCACAGCAGGCGATCAAGCGAGAAGCGCGATTACCCTTAACGGGATGGCAGCAGGAGGTAGATCGAGGGCTAGCATATGGTTTGGAAGCAGCAGCCAGTATTCGTGATCGCTCCATTCCTACCTTTTCCCGTGGAGAGTTGCCCCACTTTGCTGGAATCAACACCTTCTTGAAAGCACCCTATCTAGAAGATGTGCGCAGGGTTGGTGAATACGATGTAGCTATTGTTGGCGTGCCCCATGATTCTGGCACGACCTATCGTCCTGGCACTCGCTTTGGCCCCCAAGGAATTCGTCGCATTTCTGCTCTCTATACGCCCTACAACTTTGAACTAGGAGTGGATTTACGGGAGCAGATTACCCTCTGTGATGTAGGGGATGTGTTTACGATTCCTGCCAATAACGAAAAGTCCTTTGATCAAATTTCCAAGGGTATCGCCCATATCTTCGCCTCTGGTGCATTCCCCATTGTGTTAGGCGGCGACCACTCTATCGGTTTTCCTACGGTGAGAGGAGTATGCCGCCATTGAGGGGACAAAAAAGTGGGCATTATTCATTTCGATCGTCACGTTGATACCCATGAAACGGATTTAGATGAACGGATGCACACCTGTCCCTGGTTCCATGCCACCAATATGGTCAACGCCCCCGCCAAAAATTTGGTGCAGTTGGGTATTGGGGGTTGGCAGGTGCCGCGCCAAGGGGTAAAGGTCTGTCGAGAACGTATGACCAATATTCTCACTGTAACTGACATTGTAGAGCGGGGAATTGAAGCTGCGGCAGACTTTGCCCTAGAACGAGCACTAGACGGTACAGACTGCGTGTGGATTAGCTTTGATATTGACTGCATTGATGCGGGCTTTGTCCCTGGCACAGGTTGGCCTGAACCCGGTGGTCTGCTACCCCGTGAAGCTCTAGCTCTGTTGGGCAAGATTGTTCAACAGGCACCCATTTGTGGCCTAGAAGTGGTGGAGGTCTCTCCTCCCTATGACATCAGTGACATTACTGCCTTAATGGCTACTCGTGTTGTCTGCGATACCATGGCTCACTTGGTGCTGTCTGGACAACTCCCTCGCCAAGAAAAACCAGCGTATATCCATCCCGAAGCCAATATGCAAGTTGATCAAGCCTGGACGTAGCACTATGCATGAAGTCGATATGACCAAATCACTGATCTTGACCATCCAACAATGGTGGAATGCACAGCCCGACCGCCGATCGATTGCTAAGGTGCATCTAACAGTAGGGCGATTTACCTGTGTAGAGCCAGTGAGTTTGCAATTTGCCTTTGATGTGCAAAAACGTGACACGATTCTGGCAAATGCCACCTTGGAAATCCACGAAGTTCCCCTGGTAGCGTTTTGCCATGCCTGCCAGCAAGACTACTACCCAGAACCTGGTATTTGCTATACCTGCCCCAGGTGCCACAGCCCAATGGAAGACATTCGCTCTGGTCGAGAATTAAAAATCGATCGCATTGAATATGCCAGCCAGGGTGATAGCTGCAAAGGTTCTAGAGAATAACTCCTACTACCCCTAACCAATCCATCACTCACCACTAAAAAACATCCCCTAGCCCCTAACACCTAACACCTAACCCCTAATTAACTATGCACCAACATATTGATGTCGCCCTTGGTATTAACCTCCTCCATGCGAATCAGGACGGAGCTGATCACAATCGTGCCCACTTTGACGAGTGGGGTATTACCTGTCTGAATATCATGAGTAGCCCTGGTGCGGGTAAAACAGTCTTGCTGGAGAAAACCCTGGCAGCCTTGACCAATCACCTCAGAATAGCCGTGATTGAGGGGGATATGACAACAGAACTGGATGCCGATCGCCTGCGCTGCTATGGGGTGCCTGTGATTCCCATCAATACTGGGCGCTCTTGTCACTTGGATGCCAAGATGGTAGCGGGTGGACTCCATCGACTAGAACACGAGTACGATCCTACAGAGTTCGATCTAGTGCTGGTAGAAAATGTCGGCAACTTGGTTTGTCCAGCCGAATTTGAAGTGGGAGAACACGCCAAAGTTGCTCTGCTCAGCGTCACTGAAGGGGAAGACAAACCCTTGAAGTATCCCATCATGTTTCAAGAAGCTGATTGTCTGTTGATTACGAAGCTGGATCTTGCCCCTTATCTGGACATTAGCTTAGAGCAAATTATCAGCAATGTCCGCCAGATCAACCCCCGCGTTACCATCTTGCCTGTTTCCGCCAAAACTGGAGAAGGTTTAGATGCCTGGTATGCCTGGGTACAACGTCAGGTTGCTAGCCGCCAACTTGCGATTGTGTAACCTGCTGCTCCTGTTGTCATTCTGTTGCAATAGTAACGGACGCACGATCGCTCCATCAACTACAAAAGCTGCAATAGTGCCATCTGTCTCGAAGTCTTATCGTTATTTCCCTGCTAACATCTCTCTGCAGAATGATCTATGCAACGCCGACACCTGTTGACCTCTATCCTGTTGTTTTTGGCCAGCATTGTGCTGGTGGTGAGTTGCACAAATCCTGCTAGCCAGATTCCTACCAGTACTGGAACCTCCCCCAGCCCTAGCACTGGTGGGGCAACTGTTAGTCTTGGCTTCAGTGCATGGCCGGGTTGGTTTCCCTGGCAAGTTGCTCAAGAAGCCCAGATTTTTGCCCAAGTCAATGCCAAGGTAGATCTCAAGTGGTTTGATGGGTATTTGGAATCCATTAATACCTTAACGGCTGGTCAACTTAGCGCTAACTCCCAAACCCTGAATGATACTATTGGCCCAATCGCCGCTGGCTCTGATCTGGTGATTGTGCTGACAAATGACAACTCGGCTGGCAATGATCAGATCATTGTTCGGGAAGGGATTAATTCGATCGCTGATTTAAAGGGCAAAAAGGTTGCTGCTGAAGAAGGAGTAGTAGATCACTACTTGCTGCTGTTGGGACTGCAAAAAGAGGGCCTAACTCAGAAGGATATTGAATTCGTGCCCTTGGAAACAGGAAAAGCAGCGGCTGCGTTTGTTGCAGGGCAGGTGGATGCAGTAGGAGTGTTTGCTCCTTTCACTACCCAAGCCTTGAAGCGACCAGGTAGCAAAGCCCTATTCACCTCTAAGGACTTTCCAGGGGCAATTTCTGATCACCTGGTATTTAATCGGAAATTTGTGGACGAGAACCCTGACCAAGTGCAAGCTGTCGTAAATGCTTGGTTTGCCACCCTGGATTATATGCAGGCTAATGCTGAAAAGGCTACGGAGATTATGGCTAAGCGGGCAGGGGTCAGTGTTGATGAATACAAGGAATATGCAGCAGGTACTAAGATTTTCACAATCGAAGACAATCTCAAAGCCCTGGAGCCGGGTAATGACAACACATCACTGCCCTATAGCGCTGCCAAGATTACTGATTTTTTGCTGGAAACCGGGTTAATCAAAACTAAGCCGGATTTGAGCAAGCTGTTTGACGATCGCTTTCTCAAGGCCTACGCCGCTAAGGCCAAGACATCTTAAACTATCGCCGAAGAGATGGTTATGAACCAACCGCCATCTAACTCATTGCCCCCTAAACTATCGCTTCAGGAGCCGAAAACCCTGAAGCCTACTACGTTTTGGCGACTAGCTGAGGATATTCCTCGACCCTTAAACTGGAGCTTGATGATAGCATCCATTGCCTTACCGTTGCTGCTGTGGTGGACAGTGACAGCGCTGAAGTTAGTCGATCCTAAGTTCTTGCCGTCACCAAGTGCCGTGCTAGCTGCCTTTCAACAGTTGTTGGGGACAGGAGAACTACAAAAGGATACAGTCGCTAGCCTGTGGCGAGTAGGGGTTGGTTTTCTGCTAGCTGCCCTAGGATCCATTCCGATCGGAGTATTGATGGGAAGCTTTGCCAGCATTCGCGCCTTGCTAGAGCCTGCCTTTGGCCTTATGCGCTATATGCCTGCTCCTGCCTTCATTCCCTTGCTAATCATCTACCTTGGCATCGACGAAGCTCCTAAAATTGCCTTGATTGTCATTGGGGTATTCTTCTTCAACGCCCTCATGACCATGGATACGGTCAAATTTGTACCTAAGGATTTGATTGAGTCTACCTACATGCTGGGAGGAAATCGCTGGCAAACCTTGCTGCAAGTGATTTTTCCCCATGTTCTTCCCGGCATTATTGATGCTTGCCGAATCAATTTGGCAGCGGCTTGGCAGTTGGTGATTGTAGCAGAACTAATTGCTGCCAACGAGGGCTTGGGTCGGCGAATTAGCTATGCTGGTCGGTTCTTTAAAACCGATGAAATCTTTGTTGGTTTGATTGTGATTGGGGTGATCGGCATGAGTTTCGACTTACTGTTTCAATACCTGATCCGCATATCCTTCCGCTGGGCAAGTCAGCGGCGGTAAACGGGGGAAAGTACTTGTAGCCAGAGCGCGTAAACGGATGTGAAGAATATTTGTCTTCATCATTAAGGACTAATGACTAGTAACAGAGGACAGGAGCTATGTATATCCAGATTAGTAACTTGAGCAAGCATTTTGATACAAAGCATGGCAGATTGCTGGTTTTGAAAGACATCAACATGGCAATCAAGCAAGGTGAGTTTGTTTGTGCCGTAGGAGCTTCTGGATCAGGAAAATCTACTCTCCTACGTCAGATTGCAGGGTTAGATGGTCCTAGTTCTGGTGAAGTGCGGATTGATGGTGTGCGGGTAACTGGCCCTGGCCCTGATCGAGGCATGGTGTTCCAACACTACACCCTCTATCCCTGGATGACTGTGCAGCAAAATGCCGAATTTGGTCTCAAGTTGCAGGGTGTTCCCAAATCCCAGCGCCGAGAGATAGCTAGCTACTACCTGAATGTGGTGGGCTTGACTCCCTTTGCTAAAGCGTTGCCGAGAGAGTTATCTGGTGGAATGAAACAGCGGGTGGCAATCGCCCGTGCCCTAGCCTCTGAACCCAAGGTGCTACTGATGGATGAACCCTTCGGTGCCCTAGATGTTCACACGAGGGAGTCTATGCACGAATTCATGCTCGACCTGTGGCAACGTACTGGCATTACAGTCTTTATGATCACCCACGATGTAGAGGAGGCAGTATTTCTCTCCCATCGTATCTATGCCCTCGGTGCTCGCCCTGGGACTGTGCGCCGCGAGATAGTGATTAACCTGCCAGAGCGTACTCACCATGTCAAGCGCCACTCTGTGTTCCATGATTATCGGGATGAATTGATGGATTTGATGCGACAACATGGTCAAGAGGCAATAGCCGCGATCGCCGCTTGATACCAACATTTTGCCACCGACATTAGGGAGTTGAAGCATTGGGCAACTCGTCAGGGGAGAGTTTAGGTGCTAGGAGTTGGGATTTAGGGAGTTCGTTAGGGGAGAGTTGAGGCACTGAGAGTTGGGATTTAGAGAGTTCGTTACGGGAGAGTTGAGAAACTGGAAGTTGGGTAGTAGGTATCGCCGTCTCTGATGACTGTATCTGCAGAATGGAGTCGCCCACTGTCGCTGGACTAGGTGTTGCTAGGGAGTCATTAGCACAATACATAAGTTTCATCTGTCCAGACAGTGGGTTGTCTGGTGAGGCGATCGTGCTACAGATGGTAAGAGCTGATGCATCCCCGCCTTGGGGTTGAGATTTGGGTGGTGTTATCGCCTGCTCAATATTCCGAATGCCGCCTGTACTCGTAGCCGTGCCAGCAGTAATGTTCACCTCTACTGGAGTGGTGTAGGCACTGTAATCCAAGGTATCAAAGCCAGCACCACCATCAATCAAGCCAGTGACCCTAGCGCCATTGGCAAAGATAAAGACATCATCCTCACTGCCGCCCACAAGATTCTGGACATTTTTGTAGGTGAAGATACCTACTGTGCCTTGATCCTGGCCTGTTAGCCTCCAGGTGTTGGGTGTATTAGCTCCAATTAGGGTGTTATTACCCTGACCGCCAGTGAGTCCCTCAATGTTACGAATGCCGCCTGTGCCTGTGGCTGTGTTGTTAGCCAGATTGACGGTAACAGGTGTTGTGTAAGCGCTATAGTCAAGGCGATCGACCCCGGCACCACCATCGACGATGCCACTCACCGTTGCGCCATCTGCAAAGACAAATACATCACTACCACTGCCCCCTGTGAGATTGCCAACGTTAGTAAACCGGAGTCCGTTGGGGAAAATACTGTTGAGGTGGCCACTATTGGCTCCTGTAATTGTCCAAGTGGTGTTGACATCTGCTCCTACTAGGACTCTACCACTAGGAATCAGCACAGGGTCTGCAAAGTTAATGTTGCCCAGAACGATCGCACCGGTGCTGCTAATTTGGCCAATCGTAATCTGGGTGAAGCCATCAATTAGATTGCTTAGAGAGGTAGCACTCAAATCAAAGCCCCCTGTAGTTACCCCAATTCCCACATTCAGGCTTGGCTCTAGAGGTCGCAAGGTGAGATTCCCAAAACCTGCTAAGGGAGCATTTAAGGCGATACCGTTAGCTGTCAGCAGGATGTCATCATTGGCCGTAACGTTGCCTGTGCTGGTGAGATTACCTGTGAGCACTGTGACCGTTAGATTGCCAGCGAGAGTTGATTTGCCTAGTTCCAAGTCAGCATTCGCTTGAATATCTGCGTTGTTACCTTCTAGCTGGAGGCGATGGAATTGATTGTTAGGATTGGACAACGTAATGTTGCCAGTGCCTGCCTTGAAACTAGTGATGTCGCCGACGGTAAGCCCATCACGTTGAGTAATGTTGCCTCCAGTGGTTACGGTCAAATTACCTGTGACGGCGATATTATCCAAGTCGAGGTCATTGATATCGTTAATGGTGGCGTTACTAGCAACAATTGCCACTGTATTGAAGTTATTGGCATTGTCTAGGGTGACAGTATTGGTGCCTGCGTCTAGGGTAGCAGTGCCGCCGATCGTCAGATTGCCAATATCCGTAATCGCGCCATTCGCAGTGAAGGTGGCGTTACCTACGATGGTGGAAGTTCCCAAACTCAAGCCTGCTGTGGTATTCAGCACGACATTGTTGCCAGCAGTTACTTGCACTGTATTGAGATTGTTGGCAAGATTCAGGGTAATGTTCCCGGTAGAGGTGGCATTGAGGGCTGTGGTGCCTGCAACGGTGAGCACACCGCTTTGGGTAATGCCTGGTGTTGCTGCGGGTAAGGTAGTCGTGCCTGCGTTAGCCGTGTTAAGACTGAGGCTGCCACCAAAGTTATTCGCTGCTTGGTCAAGGACGATTGCATCGCCGCCAATCACGCCGTTAAACTGTTCACCTGTTGCTTGACTATTGACACTCAGGCTGCCGGTCACAGTTCTTGTCGGCAGGTCAATCATCCCTACACGGGTAATAATCACATCACCATTGGGCAACGTAATATCCGGTAGAATGTTGCCTGTGTTACTGAGAACAGTGCTGGCAGATGTGTTGAGGGTAATGCCGCCTGCAACTCGCAGAACTGCGCTGGGGGCTTGGGTGATATTGCCCGTGGAGGTAAGGGTAAAGTCGCCACCAATGACCGTATTCCCTAAGGTGCTAGGGCCACTGTTAGCTACCGTGACATTGCCAGCCCCGTGAGTGGTAGTGAAGCTAGCGTTGCCGGGGATGACAAAGCGAGTACCCGCTGTTTGAGAGATGAGGCCACCAGCAGTGATGTTGAAGTCGCTGCCAGTGGTGACATTGCCAAAGGTAATCGCCGATTGGTCAGTCAATGCTACGGAGTTGGCACTGGCGATCGTCACAAGGGTGAAATCGTTGGCGGCATTGGTCAGAGTAATGTTGCCTGTACCTGTTGCTAGGGTTGTGGTGCCACTGACTACGATCGCTGCTGACCCTTGGGTAAGGTTACCGTTACTCACCAGGTTCAAATTACCCGCTGTCGTTCCCTGGAGAGCTGTGGCACCCGTCTGGTTCAAGAACAGATCAGTGGCTGTGGTGTTCAGGGTAATTGTGCCAGCAGCAAGGTTCACGCGACTAGCACTAGTACCAATATTCCCTGCACCGTTCAAGTTCAGGGTTGCAGCCGTGAGAGTGCCTGGGCCATCTACGAGGCCACTATTGTTGAGAGTGATGGTGTTGGCAGTGAGTGGTGCCCCAATGGTGAAGGTAGTGCCTGTATAGGTTTGATTTCCTGCGGTTGTAATAGCGCTGGTGGTGACGATCGCCCCTCCAGCTTGAACAGTGAGGTTTCCGGGCAAGGTGGCAGCAAAGGTGCCTAAGGTTACATTATTGCTATCCCGCAAGTGGACGTTGTTGCCAGAGAGGATGCTGACAAGATTGAAGTCATTACTTGCATCGGTCAGGGTGATGTTACCTGCATTGGCAGCGATCGTCATGGTGCCAAGCACACGCCAAGCAGCCCCCTGAGCGAGATTAGCGCTGGTGGTAATGGTTAAGTTATTGAGTGCATCCTGATCTCCAACTTGGGTTGCAAAATTTACACCTCCACCACTGGCAACTACCGTCAGGCTGTTAGTTTCTCCCACTTGGCTGTTAACAGTGCCGTTAAAGCTGAGGATATTGCCTGTGAGGGTAATGTTGCTGTTGATCCGAACTGCATCCCCATAGGTCTGGTTGCCCGTAGTGGTGACATTACCATTCAGCTCGGTGCTGCCACCAGCATTGGTGCTAAGGCTGCTAGCTTGAACACTGGCGTTAAAGCGAGTCACCCCTGTGCTGTTGGCTTGCAGGTCACCTAAGGCTTGGCTACTGCCCACAGCACCTGCGATCGTAATGTTGCCTGCGCCAGCATTCAGACTCAGGGCAGCATTGCCATCGACAGTATTAGCAAAAGTAATGGCTCCGTTGCTAGTTGTCAGGGTGACATTACCTGTAAGGGTGGTTGCTTGCGTGAACGTAATACTGGTTGCGTTAGTGATGTTGCCTGCAGTGGAGACGTTGCCCCCTCCATTTTGCAGGAATGCTCCCGCTAGGGTAAAATCACTGCCTGCACTGATTGTTGCTAGCCCACTGTTGGTTAGGGTGAAATTACCAGCAGTAGTGGTAACCGCCCCATTGAGAGAAACGGCTTGACCCACGATCGTCAAATTGCCACTGGTAATGGTGCTAGCAACTACGTTATTGCTGCCTGCATTCAGGCTAGTCGCGCCCGTGACTGTCAAGGTGCCAGTCTGGGTCAGAGTGTTACCACTGGTTACAGTCAAGTTGCCACTGACAGTGGACGTTGCCAGGGTTAGGTCATCACGATCGCTGAGGGTGACGTTATTACCACTGGAGATGACCACTGTCCCAAAGTCGTTGTTAACGTTGTCTAGGGTGATGTTGTTGGTGATGCCAGCAGCCAGGGTAGTAGTGCCGCCGATCGCGAGATTGCCCGTGTTAGTGATGGCTCCATTGCTTGTGACTGCAAAGTTCCCATCAACAGTGATGTTGCCTAGGCTGATGGTGTC
The Cyanobacteriota bacterium genome window above contains:
- a CDS encoding glycosyltransferase family 4 protein translates to MYSHLLVSLASLISKPTGISNYTLNLLPHLKALDPTVLAAQPLNGYRYYPIAANQTSEAGIGGRLRRLYWTQLQLPNLYQDLRATLLFSPLPEAPIFTPCRYIVMAHDLIPLRFPKGWSPRTLYFRHWVPHVFQQAQHIICNSIATANDLHHFFHIPTTKITPIPLAYDDRHFTPQPAPSPSELSLPYFLYIGHHEPYKNLSRLISAFALVVNSQHDTACQLWLAGPTDNRYTPQLKAQVNALGIDRHVQFLDYAPYAQLPDLLRGAVALVFPSLWEGFGIPVLEAMACGTPVITSNLAAMPEVAGEAAILVDPYNIQAIAAAMRDVLNDRQLRQHLQQAGLRRAQQFRWSLTGQHTVDLLRRYL
- the hypA gene encoding hydrogenase maturation nickel metallochaperone HypA, producing MHEVDMTKSLILTIQQWWNAQPDRRSIAKVHLTVGRFTCVEPVSLQFAFDVQKRDTILANATLEIHEVPLVAFCHACQQDYYPEPGICYTCPRCHSPMEDIRSGRELKIDRIEYASQGDSCKGSRE
- the hypB gene encoding hydrogenase nickel incorporation protein HypB: MHQHIDVALGINLLHANQDGADHNRAHFDEWGITCLNIMSSPGAGKTVLLEKTLAALTNHLRIAVIEGDMTTELDADRLRCYGVPVIPINTGRSCHLDAKMVAGGLHRLEHEYDPTEFDLVLVENVGNLVCPAEFEVGEHAKVALLSVTEGEDKPLKYPIMFQEADCLLITKLDLAPYLDISLEQIISNVRQINPRVTILPVSAKTGEGLDAWYAWVQRQVASRQLAIV
- a CDS encoding ABC transporter substrate-binding protein; its protein translation is MQRRHLLTSILLFLASIVLVVSCTNPASQIPTSTGTSPSPSTGGATVSLGFSAWPGWFPWQVAQEAQIFAQVNAKVDLKWFDGYLESINTLTAGQLSANSQTLNDTIGPIAAGSDLVIVLTNDNSAGNDQIIVREGINSIADLKGKKVAAEEGVVDHYLLLLGLQKEGLTQKDIEFVPLETGKAAAAFVAGQVDAVGVFAPFTTQALKRPGSKALFTSKDFPGAISDHLVFNRKFVDENPDQVQAVVNAWFATLDYMQANAEKATEIMAKRAGVSVDEYKEYAAGTKIFTIEDNLKALEPGNDNTSLPYSAAKITDFLLETGLIKTKPDLSKLFDDRFLKAYAAKAKTS
- a CDS encoding ABC transporter permease, coding for MNQPPSNSLPPKLSLQEPKTLKPTTFWRLAEDIPRPLNWSLMIASIALPLLLWWTVTALKLVDPKFLPSPSAVLAAFQQLLGTGELQKDTVASLWRVGVGFLLAALGSIPIGVLMGSFASIRALLEPAFGLMRYMPAPAFIPLLIIYLGIDEAPKIALIVIGVFFFNALMTMDTVKFVPKDLIESTYMLGGNRWQTLLQVIFPHVLPGIIDACRINLAAAWQLVIVAELIAANEGLGRRISYAGRFFKTDEIFVGLIVIGVIGMSFDLLFQYLIRISFRWASQRR
- a CDS encoding ABC transporter ATP-binding protein, which produces MYIQISNLSKHFDTKHGRLLVLKDINMAIKQGEFVCAVGASGSGKSTLLRQIAGLDGPSSGEVRIDGVRVTGPGPDRGMVFQHYTLYPWMTVQQNAEFGLKLQGVPKSQRREIASYYLNVVGLTPFAKALPRELSGGMKQRVAIARALASEPKVLLMDEPFGALDVHTRESMHEFMLDLWQRTGITVFMITHDVEEAVFLSHRIYALGARPGTVRREIVINLPERTHHVKRHSVFHDYRDELMDLMRQHGQEAIAAIAA